The Apus apus isolate bApuApu2 chromosome 20, bApuApu2.pri.cur, whole genome shotgun sequence genome includes a region encoding these proteins:
- the SLC66A1 gene encoding lysosomal amino acid transporter 1 homolog isoform X2, whose amino-acid sequence MRRSGRGPGPGAPEIRRFCGKNTLTFLKISLAEKPHHSVIPAAGLPGARSASFPMDVRRWRRLPAGNVSDCPNGSRWVMDLFNECAQDGWDITSVILGLVSIFCFAAASFPQFYQACKTGIMDRALSIYFLLGWLGGDLLNLIGSFLADQLPLQVYTAVYYVLADLVMLSLYCYYKVKNQAGGLSAPINAAFAFLSLGTVSTVSFLGRDAATAQDLVMFKGRSLLSTHMDGLGSKPFSRREVVGFTIGSISSVLYLCSRLPQIYTNYKRKSTTGVSYSLFALVMLGNLLYGLSVLLKNPDPGQDEGGRPSTHEERDGLLGEQRDSLEC is encoded by the exons ATGCGCAGAAGCGGCCGCGGCCCCGGACCTGGCGCCCCCGAAATTCGGCGGTTTTGCGGAAAAAACACATTGACTTTCCTGAAGATCAGCTTGGcagaaaaaccccaccacag CGTTatcccagcagctgggctgccgGGCGCTAGATCCGCATCCTTCCCCATGGACGTGAGGCGCTGGAGGAGGCTCCCAGCTGGGAATGTTTCTGACTGTCCCAACGGATCCCGTTGGGTGATGGATTTGTTCAACGAATGTGCCCAGGACGGTTGGGACATCACCAGTGTCATCCTGGGGCTGGTTTccatcttctgctttgcagctgcctCTTTTCC GCAGTTTTACCAGGCCTGCAAAACAGGCATCATGGACCGGGCTCTCTCCATCTATTTCCTGCTGGGATGGCTGGGTGGAGACCTCCTCAACCTCATTGGTTCCTTCTTGGCTGATCAGTTGCCACTGCAG GTTTACACAGCTGTTTACTACGTGCTGGCAGACCTGGTGATGCTGTCTCTCTACTGCTACTACAAAGTGAAGAACCAGGCTGGAGGAC TCTCTGCCCCCATCAATGCAGCCTTCGCCTTCCTTTCCTTGGGGACAGTGTCCACTGTCTCCTTCCTGGGCAGAGATGCTGCCACAGCCCAGGACCTGGTGATGTTTAAAGGGAGGTCTCTGCTCTCCACACACATGGATGGGCTTGGGTCAAAG CCCTTCAGCAGGAGGGAGGTTGTTGGCTTCACCATCGGCTCCATCTCCTCGGTGCTGTACCTGTGCTCCCGCCTGCCCCAGATCTACACTAAC TACAAGAGGAAATCCACCACTGGTGTCTCCTATTCCCTCTTTGCCCTGGTGATGCTGGGAAATTTGCTCTACGGCCTTAGTGTCTTGCTGAAGAACCCTGATCCAGGGCAAGATGAAG GAGGAAGACCCAGCACCCATGAAGAGAGGGATGGTCttctgggggagcagagggacagcctgGAGTGTTGA
- the SLC66A1 gene encoding lysosomal amino acid transporter 1 homolog isoform X1 produces the protein MRRSGRGPGPGAPEIRRFCGKNTLTFLKISLAEKPHHSVIPAAGLPGARSASFPMDVRRWRRLPAGNVSDCPNGSRWVMDLFNECAQDGWDITSVILGLVSIFCFAAASFPQFYQACKTGIMDRALSIYFLLGWLGGDLLNLIGSFLADQLPLQVYTAVYYVLADLVMLSLYCYYKVKNQAGGLSAPINAAFAFLSLGTVSTVSFLGRDAATAQDLVMFKGRSLLSTHMDGLGSKPFSRREVVGFTIGSISSVLYLCSRLPQIYTNYKRKSTTGVSYSLFALVMLGNLLYGLSVLLKNPDPGQDEGDYVLHHLPWLVGSLGVLSLDVVISFQFLAYLGGRPSTHEERDGLLGEQRDSLEC, from the exons ATGCGCAGAAGCGGCCGCGGCCCCGGACCTGGCGCCCCCGAAATTCGGCGGTTTTGCGGAAAAAACACATTGACTTTCCTGAAGATCAGCTTGGcagaaaaaccccaccacag CGTTatcccagcagctgggctgccgGGCGCTAGATCCGCATCCTTCCCCATGGACGTGAGGCGCTGGAGGAGGCTCCCAGCTGGGAATGTTTCTGACTGTCCCAACGGATCCCGTTGGGTGATGGATTTGTTCAACGAATGTGCCCAGGACGGTTGGGACATCACCAGTGTCATCCTGGGGCTGGTTTccatcttctgctttgcagctgcctCTTTTCC GCAGTTTTACCAGGCCTGCAAAACAGGCATCATGGACCGGGCTCTCTCCATCTATTTCCTGCTGGGATGGCTGGGTGGAGACCTCCTCAACCTCATTGGTTCCTTCTTGGCTGATCAGTTGCCACTGCAG GTTTACACAGCTGTTTACTACGTGCTGGCAGACCTGGTGATGCTGTCTCTCTACTGCTACTACAAAGTGAAGAACCAGGCTGGAGGAC TCTCTGCCCCCATCAATGCAGCCTTCGCCTTCCTTTCCTTGGGGACAGTGTCCACTGTCTCCTTCCTGGGCAGAGATGCTGCCACAGCCCAGGACCTGGTGATGTTTAAAGGGAGGTCTCTGCTCTCCACACACATGGATGGGCTTGGGTCAAAG CCCTTCAGCAGGAGGGAGGTTGTTGGCTTCACCATCGGCTCCATCTCCTCGGTGCTGTACCTGTGCTCCCGCCTGCCCCAGATCTACACTAAC TACAAGAGGAAATCCACCACTGGTGTCTCCTATTCCCTCTTTGCCCTGGTGATGCTGGGAAATTTGCTCTACGGCCTTAGTGTCTTGCTGAAGAACCCTGATCCAGGGCAAGATGAAGGTGACTATGTTCTGCACCACCTCCCCTGGCTGGTGGGCAGCCTGGGTGTCCTTTCCCTCGATGTGGTT ATCTCCTTCCAGTTCCTTGCTTATCTAGGAGGAAGACCCAGCACCCATGAAGAGAGGGATGGTCttctgggggagcagagggacagcctgGAGTGTTGA
- the SLC66A1 gene encoding lysosomal amino acid transporter 1 homolog isoform X3 gives MDVRRWRRLPAGNVSDCPNGSRWVMDLFNECAQDGWDITSVILGLVSIFCFAAASFPQFYQACKTGIMDRALSIYFLLGWLGGDLLNLIGSFLADQLPLQVYTAVYYVLADLVMLSLYCYYKVKNQAGGLSAPINAAFAFLSLGTVSTVSFLGRDAATAQDLVMFKGRSLLSTHMDGLGSKPFSRREVVGFTIGSISSVLYLCSRLPQIYTNYKRKSTTGVSYSLFALVMLGNLLYGLSVLLKNPDPGQDEGDYVLHHLPWLVGSLGVLSLDVVISFQFLAYLGGRPSTHEERDGLLGEQRDSLEC, from the exons ATGGACGTGAGGCGCTGGAGGAGGCTCCCAGCTGGGAATGTTTCTGACTGTCCCAACGGATCCCGTTGGGTGATGGATTTGTTCAACGAATGTGCCCAGGACGGTTGGGACATCACCAGTGTCATCCTGGGGCTGGTTTccatcttctgctttgcagctgcctCTTTTCC GCAGTTTTACCAGGCCTGCAAAACAGGCATCATGGACCGGGCTCTCTCCATCTATTTCCTGCTGGGATGGCTGGGTGGAGACCTCCTCAACCTCATTGGTTCCTTCTTGGCTGATCAGTTGCCACTGCAG GTTTACACAGCTGTTTACTACGTGCTGGCAGACCTGGTGATGCTGTCTCTCTACTGCTACTACAAAGTGAAGAACCAGGCTGGAGGAC TCTCTGCCCCCATCAATGCAGCCTTCGCCTTCCTTTCCTTGGGGACAGTGTCCACTGTCTCCTTCCTGGGCAGAGATGCTGCCACAGCCCAGGACCTGGTGATGTTTAAAGGGAGGTCTCTGCTCTCCACACACATGGATGGGCTTGGGTCAAAG CCCTTCAGCAGGAGGGAGGTTGTTGGCTTCACCATCGGCTCCATCTCCTCGGTGCTGTACCTGTGCTCCCGCCTGCCCCAGATCTACACTAAC TACAAGAGGAAATCCACCACTGGTGTCTCCTATTCCCTCTTTGCCCTGGTGATGCTGGGAAATTTGCTCTACGGCCTTAGTGTCTTGCTGAAGAACCCTGATCCAGGGCAAGATGAAGGTGACTATGTTCTGCACCACCTCCCCTGGCTGGTGGGCAGCCTGGGTGTCCTTTCCCTCGATGTGGTT ATCTCCTTCCAGTTCCTTGCTTATCTAGGAGGAAGACCCAGCACCCATGAAGAGAGGGATGGTCttctgggggagcagagggacagcctgGAGTGTTGA